The following proteins are encoded in a genomic region of Trueperaceae bacterium:
- a CDS encoding N-acetyltransferase produces the protein MFPYEFYASDSAWVPPLRMTAFDTFRPNKNPFYQYGSMELYLAVRNNKVVGRIAAIENPRHNDTHGENMAFFGFFEAQDETAAQALLEITEHTARQKGRLAIRGPVNPTMDEGAGFQINAFDTTPYLMTPHSPEAYLGYMEMFGYKKTKDLYAWRYISLGGMGERLSRLAERVKKRYAVTVRPADLKNYKSEVALLRQLYNKAWEKNWGFVKMTEAELDQLANDLKLILDPNIALFAEYEGEVVCLAIALPDINLVLKRMGGRLLPFGFMHLLNRKKIINRARLPILGVLPEYRQRGFELVMIDEIAKRGQATYHEAECSWILEDNDPMNKGIAATGASLYKTYRIFQKAL, from the coding sequence ATGTTTCCCTACGAGTTCTACGCTTCTGACTCAGCCTGGGTCCCCCCATTAAGGATGACTGCATTCGACACTTTCAGGCCGAACAAGAATCCGTTTTACCAATACGGTTCGATGGAGCTTTATCTGGCTGTCCGAAACAACAAGGTCGTAGGGCGTATTGCTGCTATCGAAAACCCCCGCCACAACGATACGCATGGGGAAAATATGGCTTTCTTTGGCTTTTTTGAAGCACAAGATGAAACTGCTGCACAAGCATTATTGGAAATAACCGAGCATACCGCTCGTCAAAAGGGACGACTCGCAATCCGCGGCCCCGTTAATCCAACGATGGACGAAGGAGCGGGATTCCAAATCAATGCGTTCGACACTACCCCGTACCTTATGACGCCACATAGCCCTGAAGCCTACCTAGGTTATATGGAAATGTTTGGTTACAAAAAGACCAAAGACCTTTACGCATGGCGTTACATCAGTCTCGGCGGCATGGGAGAACGATTATCACGCCTTGCCGAAAGAGTTAAAAAGCGCTATGCAGTGACTGTACGACCTGCAGACCTAAAGAATTACAAAAGCGAGGTGGCCTTGCTTCGTCAACTCTATAACAAAGCCTGGGAAAAAAACTGGGGTTTTGTCAAAATGACTGAGGCTGAACTAGACCAACTGGCAAACGATTTAAAGTTGATTCTTGACCCCAACATTGCCCTGTTCGCTGAATATGAAGGCGAGGTGGTCTGTTTAGCAATCGCATTGCCTGACATCAACCTCGTATTAAAACGCATGGGAGGACGATTGTTGCCATTCGGGTTTATGCACCTACTCAATCGGAAGAAGATCATTAACCGAGCGCGTCTCCCTATCCTGGGTGTGCTGCCAGAATACCGTCAGCGAGGATTCGAATTGGTGATGATAGACGAGATAGCTAAGCGGGGGCAAGCAACCTACCATGAAGCTGAGTGCTCATGGATACTCGAAGATAACGATCCGATGAATAAGGGGATAGCTGCCACCGGAGCCTCTCTCTATAAAACATACCGGATATTTCAAAAAGCCCTTTAG
- a CDS encoding ABC transporter ATP-binding protein, with the protein MHKQVSRKSQPTAQKKCQSPAITGENLVKHYLLGGEVVKALEGVSLTINSGEFVAVMGPSGSGKSTLLHLLGLLEIPDTGEVLIENQRTSLLNDDDLTMMRRNRLGFVFQNFELIPNLSARENILLPAEISGNQHEAADRLKQLSINLAIHDRLQHKPRELSGGQRQRVALARALINSPAVILADEPTGNLDSQTGTDVLQILREGVNLHDWTVLIVTHDPKAALFADRIVFLRDGNLSGEVNTLDSNVREVIETFIGKS; encoded by the coding sequence ATGCATAAACAAGTCTCGAGAAAATCCCAGCCCACTGCCCAAAAGAAATGCCAAAGTCCCGCAATCACTGGTGAGAATTTAGTTAAGCATTACCTTCTAGGCGGGGAAGTTGTTAAAGCACTTGAAGGGGTCAGCTTGACAATAAACAGCGGAGAATTCGTAGCAGTTATGGGTCCAAGCGGAAGCGGTAAGAGTACCCTGCTCCATCTGCTAGGACTTCTGGAAATACCGGATACGGGCGAAGTACTCATTGAGAATCAGCGCACTTCCCTACTGAATGACGATGATTTGACCATGATGCGACGAAATCGACTCGGCTTTGTATTTCAGAACTTTGAGTTGATCCCTAATCTGTCGGCACGTGAAAATATCCTCCTTCCTGCAGAAATAAGCGGCAACCAACATGAGGCTGCAGATCGCCTTAAACAACTTTCCATCAATCTTGCAATCCATGATCGCTTACAACACAAACCTCGTGAACTTTCCGGAGGCCAACGACAGCGAGTTGCTTTAGCTCGAGCCTTAATTAATAGTCCCGCAGTTATATTGGCCGACGAACCCACGGGAAATCTTGACAGCCAAACAGGCACAGATGTTCTACAAATACTCCGCGAAGGGGTAAATCTCCATGATTGGACTGTCCTAATTGTCACCCATGACCCAAAAGCCGCTCTCTTTGCTGATCGTATAGTTTTCTTGCGCGATGGCAACCTCTCAGGTGAGGTCAACACCCTCGATAGTAACGTTAGAGAGGTGATCGAGACCTTTATAGGGAAGTCATAG
- a CDS encoding D-alanine--D-alanine ligase, which yields MSACKVLLLCGGRSEEHDVSLSSARSVLKAGITGIEITPLVVDKNGTWLSLKQSIQLLDGQNLSVVDPDSKVRLDFGLLENQQYDVIFPLFHGPYGEDGSIQGLLKLLNLPHVGTGTLGSSVGMDKIIMKQVFASCGLPQVDFRTILSINWRKNPEAVLVDLESLRMPVYVKPANLGSSIGISRVDTPKLLSSAIENALEHDRRVIVEQGLTGIQELEVGVLGNDEPSTSVVGEVSYTSDFYNYTSKYTDGLTNLIIPAPVSQKIATSCRQLALQAFQAIDCAGLARVDFFYDSTRCQIYVNEINTMPGFTDTSMYPKLWKASGLSYKTLVANLINLAMEPR from the coding sequence ATGTCGGCTTGCAAGGTTTTGCTGTTATGCGGTGGTCGATCCGAAGAACATGACGTTTCTCTCTCTTCGGCGCGATCAGTCCTAAAAGCTGGCATTACAGGGATCGAAATAACTCCATTGGTTGTAGACAAGAATGGAACGTGGCTTTCTCTTAAACAGTCTATCCAACTATTAGACGGACAAAATCTTTCCGTCGTAGACCCCGATTCCAAAGTCCGCTTAGATTTCGGGTTACTAGAAAACCAACAATACGACGTCATCTTTCCTCTTTTTCACGGCCCGTATGGTGAAGATGGGAGTATCCAGGGTCTCCTGAAATTGCTTAATTTACCCCATGTTGGTACAGGAACTCTAGGGAGCTCTGTGGGGATGGACAAGATCATAATGAAACAAGTATTCGCCTCCTGTGGCTTACCACAGGTAGATTTCAGGACGATCTTGTCCATCAATTGGCGCAAAAATCCAGAAGCAGTTCTAGTTGATCTAGAATCACTAAGAATGCCAGTTTATGTTAAGCCAGCTAACTTGGGCTCTAGCATTGGTATTTCCCGAGTCGATACACCAAAGCTGCTGTCATCAGCAATTGAAAACGCCTTAGAACACGATCGTCGAGTCATAGTTGAACAGGGCCTAACAGGAATACAGGAGCTAGAAGTTGGCGTTCTCGGTAATGATGAGCCGTCTACAAGCGTGGTGGGGGAAGTAAGTTACACCTCAGACTTCTACAATTACACATCCAAATACACAGACGGCCTTACGAATCTTATAATCCCAGCACCTGTAAGCCAAAAGATTGCAACTAGCTGTCGCCAACTCGCATTACAGGCTTTTCAAGCTATTGACTGCGCAGGTCTAGCTCGAGTGGACTTCTTCTACGATTCGACACGTTGCCAGATCTACGTCAACGAAATCAACACGATGCCAGGCTTCACTGATACTAGTATGTACCCCAAGCTCTGGAAAGCTTCGGGACTTTCCTACAAAACGCTAGTTGCCAACTTAATTAATTTAGCAATGGAACCTCGATAA
- a CDS encoding HNH endonuclease: protein MHEVAERVEDAETVLRSPQTVFLVPSVIRLKRYVRRPIKHRVTFNRKNVFRRDNLTCQYCGSRTNRLTLDHVFPRSRGGITAWTNVVACCFRCNSRKRDRTPQEANMELNKRPYAPRFFFTSSYGFMPDLDPIWKKYLPMS from the coding sequence ATGCACGAAGTGGCAGAACGGGTCGAGGATGCCGAAACCGTTCTCCGTTCACCGCAAACAGTGTTTCTGGTCCCTAGTGTCATTAGGCTTAAACGTTACGTGCGAAGGCCGATCAAGCATCGTGTTACTTTCAACCGAAAAAATGTCTTTCGGCGAGACAACCTCACCTGTCAATACTGTGGTAGTCGAACTAATCGTCTTACCCTTGACCATGTTTTCCCAAGAAGCCGCGGCGGCATAACCGCCTGGACCAATGTAGTTGCATGTTGTTTTCGTTGCAACTCGCGCAAGCGTGATCGTACCCCACAAGAGGCAAATATGGAGCTCAACAAACGACCTTATGCGCCACGTTTCTTCTTCACCTCTTCGTATGGATTTATGCCCGATCTAGACCCAATATGGAAAAAATATCTTCCCATGTCCTAA
- a CDS encoding N-6 DNA methylase, translated as MLRYMAAPRIIGGRAKGAQLTTVKGKTRPTPSRLREALFDILAFKSKGTFLDLYSGTGVVGLEAASRDWNVTCVEVDETIARTIRLNARKLKLDISVTCADALSYVQENKFKPDVVFVDPPYELNLIEIFTNIESYLGMGVRIIALQFPSNLDISQCNWKQERHFEIRRYGSNSLALLH; from the coding sequence ATGCTCCGATATATGGCTGCACCACGGATCATAGGGGGACGGGCAAAAGGAGCCCAGCTAACTACTGTTAAAGGTAAAACCAGGCCAACACCGAGTCGATTACGAGAAGCATTATTCGATATACTTGCATTCAAATCTAAAGGTACTTTTCTAGACCTTTACAGCGGCACTGGAGTAGTCGGACTCGAAGCAGCCAGTCGAGATTGGAACGTTACGTGCGTAGAGGTTGACGAAACTATAGCCCGAACAATCCGCCTTAACGCGCGTAAACTGAAACTAGATATCTCTGTAACCTGTGCCGACGCCCTTTCGTACGTCCAGGAGAACAAGTTCAAGCCCGATGTAGTCTTTGTGGACCCGCCTTACGAACTAAACCTCATAGAAATCTTCACAAATATCGAAAGCTATCTTGGAATGGGAGTGCGAATTATTGCCTTACAATTTCCATCAAATCTAGATATTTCTCAATGCAATTGGAAGCAGGAAAGGCATTTCGAAATACGGCGTTATGGCAGTAATTCGCTAGCACTGCTCCACTAG
- a CDS encoding preprotein translocase subunit SecA: MLGFLQNIFDNNYRDVRRLEGEVVAAVNSLEEKSQNLDNLAEEFSVLKRRHLEGGETLETLLPEAFALTRESMVRNMGMRHYDVQLIGGAALHYGRIAEMKTGEGKTFVATLALALNTLPGKGTHLVTTNDYLARTGVEWMGPIFRGLGLRAAVIEHSTDSESRRDAYRADITYITNSELGFDYLRDNMAFQPDQLVLREVNPLHYAIIDEVDSILVDEARTPLIISGPTEVATDMYFTMEKIARKLEKGEPGEGETPPTGDYTTDEKSKDIHLTESGITKAESLLGIEDIFSAQNMETGHMLRQALRATEHYQRDQQYVRDDTGQIVIVDEFTGRLMPGRRFGEGLHQAIEAKEGVKIERENQTLATVTYQNFFKLYDKISGMTGTAKTEEKEFQEIYGSDVLVIPTNMPIIRTDFEDVVYRTVPGKFNAVVEEIVQIHNNGQPILVGTVTIEASETLSKMLSRKGVTHEVLNAKFHDREAEIVAQAGRSAAVTISTNMAGRGTDIVLGGNPEMLARQLLEREGFERYDTNTELFIKAVMLGKSEEARSIASTLTDLPENIILRLEKIRDEAQADQAKVIELGGLHIIGTERHESRRIDNQLRGRSGRQGDPGSSRFYVSFDDDLMRLFANERVLGMMDRLGMDDNQPIEAKMVTGAIERAQKRVEDRNFGIRKQLLEYDNVMSKQREVIYRQRRDILLGTDISEDVKDMIAEYIDSQVQNYLNPELEPEEQDIGTMKAGVLEAVPSLETFDFEALRGKTPDEGTQELIPVLEEAYSTREQEVTPELLRQLEHFIVLQVVDQHWKEHLHNMDILRQGIGLRGYGQRNPLQEYAFEGFNLFEEMKSLIRLNAAKLLFRVQINTDNRLERRKHQRGVNYSTDQMLLGDPNLGAKTGPVKPVQREEKVGRNDPCPCNSGKKYKHCHGRAAA, from the coding sequence ATGCTCGGTTTCCTCCAAAACATTTTTGATAACAATTATCGTGATGTACGACGCCTAGAAGGCGAAGTAGTTGCCGCGGTCAATTCTCTTGAAGAAAAATCACAAAATTTGGATAATCTCGCTGAAGAATTTAGCGTTCTTAAGCGTCGCCACCTCGAAGGTGGCGAAACGCTAGAAACTCTTCTCCCGGAAGCATTTGCGTTGACTAGAGAATCTATGGTCAGAAATATGGGAATGCGCCATTACGATGTCCAGCTTATCGGTGGCGCCGCTCTGCACTACGGGCGAATAGCTGAAATGAAAACAGGTGAGGGAAAAACTTTTGTTGCCACGCTTGCACTTGCGCTTAATACTCTTCCCGGTAAGGGTACCCATCTCGTAACTACAAATGATTACCTTGCTCGCACAGGTGTGGAGTGGATGGGACCTATATTCCGGGGGCTTGGCCTTAGAGCCGCTGTTATTGAACACTCTACTGATTCAGAATCTCGACGTGATGCGTACCGAGCTGACATCACTTATATCACCAACAGCGAATTGGGGTTCGATTATTTGAGGGACAATATGGCTTTCCAGCCGGACCAACTCGTATTGCGAGAAGTTAACCCACTACACTATGCCATCATCGATGAAGTCGACTCTATTCTCGTTGACGAGGCTCGCACGCCGCTCATTATCTCGGGCCCAACTGAAGTAGCTACCGATATGTACTTTACGATGGAGAAAATAGCTCGTAAGTTGGAAAAGGGTGAACCTGGCGAAGGCGAAACGCCACCAACCGGTGACTACACAACAGATGAAAAAAGCAAAGATATCCACCTTACAGAGTCAGGAATCACTAAAGCCGAATCCTTGCTTGGGATCGAAGATATCTTTAGCGCACAAAATATGGAGACGGGTCACATGTTACGGCAGGCCCTTAGGGCAACTGAACATTATCAACGCGACCAACAGTACGTGAGGGATGACACTGGCCAAATCGTAATCGTAGATGAATTTACTGGTCGATTAATGCCTGGACGTCGCTTCGGCGAAGGCCTCCATCAAGCCATCGAGGCGAAAGAAGGCGTAAAGATCGAGCGTGAAAATCAAACTCTCGCGACTGTAACCTATCAAAACTTCTTCAAGCTTTACGACAAGATCTCTGGAATGACAGGCACAGCTAAGACAGAGGAAAAGGAGTTTCAAGAAATTTACGGTAGTGATGTACTTGTTATCCCAACGAACATGCCGATCATCCGGACTGATTTCGAGGACGTAGTCTACCGAACTGTTCCTGGAAAATTCAACGCTGTCGTCGAAGAAATAGTTCAAATCCATAACAATGGCCAACCTATATTAGTCGGTACAGTAACCATTGAGGCGTCAGAAACCCTCTCTAAAATGCTTAGTCGGAAAGGCGTTACTCATGAGGTTCTAAACGCTAAATTTCATGACCGTGAAGCAGAGATAGTTGCCCAGGCAGGCAGAAGTGCTGCAGTAACAATTAGCACAAACATGGCTGGGAGAGGAACTGATATCGTACTTGGCGGAAATCCCGAGATGCTTGCTCGTCAACTGCTTGAGCGAGAAGGGTTTGAACGATACGACACGAACACTGAACTGTTCATTAAAGCAGTGATGCTTGGAAAATCCGAAGAAGCCCGTTCAATCGCATCAACACTTACTGACCTACCAGAAAACATTATCCTCCGTCTTGAGAAAATTCGGGACGAAGCCCAAGCCGACCAGGCAAAGGTTATAGAGCTTGGCGGCCTGCACATCATAGGAACCGAAAGGCACGAGTCGCGGCGTATAGATAATCAACTCCGAGGCCGTTCCGGTCGCCAAGGAGACCCAGGATCCAGCCGCTTTTACGTCAGTTTCGACGACGACCTGATGCGCTTGTTCGCAAATGAACGGGTACTGGGAATGATGGACCGCCTTGGGATGGACGACAACCAGCCAATTGAGGCGAAGATGGTGACGGGTGCAATCGAACGTGCCCAAAAACGAGTTGAAGACCGTAATTTTGGCATCCGAAAGCAACTACTCGAATACGACAACGTAATGAGCAAGCAGCGGGAAGTAATCTACCGTCAAAGACGTGACATTCTACTTGGGACCGACATTAGCGAAGATGTGAAAGACATGATTGCTGAATACATAGACTCACAAGTACAGAACTATCTGAATCCTGAACTTGAGCCTGAAGAACAAGACATCGGCACTATGAAAGCTGGAGTGTTAGAAGCAGTGCCATCACTTGAAACATTTGACTTCGAAGCGCTTCGTGGTAAGACCCCAGACGAGGGTACCCAGGAATTAATCCCGGTCTTGGAAGAAGCATACTCGACGCGTGAACAAGAGGTCACTCCCGAACTACTCAGACAACTTGAACATTTTATTGTTCTCCAGGTAGTCGATCAACACTGGAAAGAACATCTTCATAACATGGATATTTTGCGTCAAGGTATCGGTCTTCGTGGTTATGGACAGAGGAATCCTCTTCAAGAATACGCGTTTGAGGGTTTCAATCTCTTCGAAGAAATGAAATCCTTAATACGCCTTAACGCTGCCAAGCTCCTTTTCCGAGTCCAAATCAATACCGACAATAGACTAGAACGTCGTAAGCACCAACGTGGCGTCAACTACAGTACAGACCAGATGCTCCTTGGAGATCCTAACCTCGGAGCTAAAACTGGACCTGTCAAACCAGTCCAGAGAGAAGAGAAAGTTGGCCGTAACGACCCTTGCCCTTGTAATAGTGGAAAAAAATATAAACACTGCCATGGGAGGGCAGCCGCCTAG
- the pyrF gene encoding orotidine-5'-phosphate decarboxylase: MKPFLDQLQKRIDHHDTRVCLGIDPRPTQHPSTNPANHDGDPAQVARAVVNYFRAILEETEDLIACVKLQIAFFEGMGVSGHIALAQLLADCRSLGIPTILDAKRGDIGSTAEAYAGAYLADGVFSSDALTVNPYLGFDSLDPFVSSAVSNGRGLFVLVKTSNPGSRDLQDLVLASGKLVYRQLAEELHKLAAKYGTDHTFSPIGAVVAGTFPEILAEIRAILPKSLLLVPGFGAQGAGPKAVSAAFMPGGQGAIINASRSLTYLGEHTDFWVQSRQATLDMRDALNRQITTASS, from the coding sequence ATGAAGCCCTTTCTTGACCAACTCCAAAAGCGCATCGACCATCACGATACCCGTGTGTGCCTAGGTATCGATCCAAGGCCCACTCAGCATCCTTCTACCAACCCAGCTAACCATGACGGTGACCCTGCCCAGGTAGCTCGGGCCGTCGTTAACTACTTTAGAGCTATACTCGAAGAAACTGAAGATTTAATCGCATGCGTTAAACTACAAATTGCCTTTTTCGAAGGCATGGGCGTCTCTGGACATATAGCTCTAGCACAACTACTTGCCGATTGTCGTTCCCTAGGTATACCTACAATCCTAGATGCTAAACGAGGTGACATAGGGTCTACTGCAGAAGCTTACGCAGGTGCCTATCTTGCTGATGGCGTATTCTCAAGTGACGCTCTAACGGTGAACCCATATTTGGGGTTTGACAGCTTAGATCCTTTCGTAAGCTCGGCGGTTAGCAATGGTCGTGGTTTATTCGTCCTAGTAAAGACCTCGAACCCAGGAAGTCGCGACTTGCAGGATCTTGTTTTGGCATCTGGAAAGCTAGTTTATCGTCAACTTGCTGAAGAATTGCATAAACTAGCAGCCAAGTATGGGACTGACCACACGTTCTCCCCCATTGGGGCTGTTGTAGCGGGTACGTTCCCCGAAATCCTTGCAGAAATTAGGGCCATATTGCCTAAAAGTCTTTTGCTTGTACCTGGATTCGGTGCTCAAGGAGCAGGCCCAAAAGCTGTTTCAGCTGCTTTTATGCCTGGGGGTCAAGGAGCTATCATCAATGCTAGTAGATCTCTAACGTATCTGGGTGAACACACTGACTTCTGGGTTCAATCAAGGCAGGCAACCCTCGACATGAGGGATGCCCTTAATCGCCAGATTACTACTGCGAGTAGTTAG
- a CDS encoding kinase: MATKDNLSAVDLASAFLYATEWLGVFTDEINALNVYPVPDGDTGTNMHLTMQSVRRELNEETISNFAQLAHALAYGSLLGARGNSGVILSQVLKGFSESIKSCNSVGPTELKLALSASSKAAYAAVIEPVEGTILTVVRKAAEEAQGSRGATVEVLRSALEAARAALKETPEQLEVLKQAGVVDAGGLGYVRLLEGLIAFQEGTELPLPPIITRRAQEQFEEEEFGFCTEFLLSEVEAPTKTIQEIVRPFGDSLLVVGAEGFVKGHIHTEDPERLLATVAKFGKMVRAKVEDMSEQHSEILAGAELSDAEPSRSGLVTVSSGYGITKVFRGLGARVVGGGQTDNPSVEDIADAVRSVGADQVIVLPNNKNIVMAAERVTELLPDKEIYVIPTNTLGAGLAAAVLFQENQEASSQIDEMRAAANLSLTIEITVASRDADIDDISVKEGQAIGLVNGELQYSDSETKDCLLGLLRKIDLTEFEIGTLFFSAGSGLEVAQELLEKIEKDFPELEMQLLSGAPDLYPYLLVLE, from the coding sequence GTGGCTACGAAAGATAACTTGAGCGCTGTTGACCTTGCGAGTGCTTTTCTTTATGCCACAGAATGGCTCGGGGTCTTTACAGATGAAATAAATGCTCTGAACGTTTACCCAGTACCCGATGGTGATACTGGAACGAACATGCACCTAACTATGCAATCTGTCCGGAGAGAGTTGAACGAAGAGACAATTAGCAACTTTGCACAGTTAGCTCATGCTCTCGCCTACGGTTCTTTGCTTGGTGCTAGAGGAAATTCGGGGGTGATTTTAAGTCAGGTTCTCAAAGGGTTTTCTGAAAGCATAAAGTCATGTAATTCCGTTGGCCCAACAGAGCTAAAGTTAGCTCTATCTGCCTCATCTAAAGCTGCTTACGCAGCTGTTATTGAACCTGTCGAGGGTACTATTCTTACCGTGGTGCGAAAAGCTGCAGAAGAAGCCCAGGGTAGCCGAGGAGCTACTGTTGAGGTTCTCAGATCGGCTCTTGAGGCTGCCCGTGCTGCTCTTAAAGAGACTCCTGAGCAACTTGAAGTATTGAAACAGGCCGGGGTTGTTGACGCTGGTGGCCTTGGATATGTGAGGTTACTTGAAGGATTAATAGCCTTTCAGGAGGGGACAGAACTACCATTACCACCAATCATCACTCGGCGCGCCCAAGAACAATTTGAAGAGGAAGAATTTGGGTTTTGTACAGAGTTTCTTCTTTCTGAAGTTGAGGCCCCAACAAAGACAATTCAGGAAATTGTCCGGCCGTTTGGCGATTCTCTTCTGGTTGTTGGGGCTGAGGGGTTTGTGAAAGGTCATATTCACACTGAAGATCCAGAACGTCTGCTGGCAACTGTCGCTAAGTTTGGAAAGATGGTGCGAGCGAAGGTTGAAGACATGAGTGAACAACATTCTGAGATCCTAGCGGGGGCTGAATTATCCGATGCTGAGCCTAGTCGGAGTGGTTTGGTGACTGTGAGTAGTGGTTACGGCATTACTAAGGTGTTTCGAGGACTCGGAGCCCGTGTTGTTGGTGGAGGGCAAACTGATAACCCTAGTGTTGAGGATATTGCGGATGCTGTTCGGAGTGTCGGGGCTGATCAGGTGATAGTACTCCCTAATAATAAGAATATCGTTATGGCTGCAGAGCGTGTGACCGAGTTGCTGCCCGATAAAGAAATTTATGTTATCCCAACTAATACCCTTGGAGCTGGATTAGCTGCAGCCGTGCTTTTTCAGGAGAATCAGGAAGCTAGTTCTCAGATTGATGAGATGAGGGCTGCAGCTAATCTTTCGCTAACGATCGAGATAACCGTTGCTAGTCGCGATGCTGATATAGATGATATTTCCGTTAAAGAAGGGCAAGCGATTGGTCTAGTAAATGGTGAATTGCAGTACAGTGATAGTGAAACGAAAGATTGCCTGTTGGGGCTCCTGAGGAAGATTGATCTTACTGAATTTGAGATAGGAACCCTTTTCTTTAGTGCGGGTTCAGGATTAGAGGTCGCACAGGAGCTATTGGAAAAAATCGAGAAGGATTTCCCAGAATTAGAGATGCAACTCCTTTCCGGGGCTCCGGACCTGTATCCGTATCTTCTTGTTTTGGAATAA
- a CDS encoding (Fe-S)-binding protein, with protein MAPLIRPLGPEDEYALIPIDVSYSTAHLLDPMVGRAQLSFYSRTGHSFTAEETGMITGFILGHAMWDGSQPSVRVRRVVSSENQSYVRAALLEAVIKSAYDSGVYSIELELVLSDEASLSVLEEKGFEVRPMALYGRRLGSQIRP; from the coding sequence GTGGCTCCGCTCATAAGGCCATTGGGACCTGAAGATGAGTACGCTTTGATCCCGATAGATGTTTCCTATTCCACTGCTCACTTGCTTGACCCGATGGTCGGTCGTGCGCAGTTGTCATTCTATTCTAGGACGGGACATTCTTTCACAGCAGAAGAAACAGGCATGATTACCGGTTTTATACTAGGTCATGCTATGTGGGATGGTTCACAACCATCAGTTCGTGTTCGGCGAGTAGTTTCGTCTGAAAATCAATCTTATGTAAGAGCGGCTCTCTTAGAGGCAGTAATTAAAAGTGCCTACGATTCAGGAGTTTATAGCATTGAACTTGAACTTGTGTTGAGCGATGAAGCTTCCCTGAGCGTTTTAGAGGAAAAAGGGTTCGAAGTGAGGCCTATGGCACTGTATGGCAGGCGCCTTGGTTCTCAGATTAGGCCGTGA
- the moaC gene encoding cyclic pyranopterin monophosphate synthase MoaC — protein MSNHFKEGHPVMVDVSDKSATSRVAVAEAVVVLSKDATGVFEERSMSKGDPISVAELAGIMAAKKTSDLIPLCHQIPLSSVQVQGELDVPLVRFEALCKTTAQTGVEMEALTAVSVAALTLYDMLKGMDKGIEIQAIRLLSKSGGRSGTWLRS, from the coding sequence ATGTCTAATCACTTTAAAGAAGGTCACCCAGTAATGGTCGATGTGAGTGATAAATCTGCCACGTCCAGGGTAGCTGTTGCCGAGGCTGTAGTCGTTCTGTCTAAAGATGCAACTGGTGTATTTGAGGAAAGATCAATGAGTAAGGGCGATCCGATCTCGGTTGCTGAGTTAGCTGGGATAATGGCAGCTAAGAAGACTTCGGATCTTATCCCTTTATGCCACCAAATACCTCTTTCGTCCGTACAAGTGCAAGGTGAGTTAGATGTTCCTCTAGTACGCTTCGAAGCTCTTTGTAAGACTACAGCTCAAACTGGGGTTGAGATGGAGGCTTTGACTGCTGTTTCGGTAGCCGCCTTGACCCTTTACGACATGCTTAAAGGCATGGACAAAGGTATCGAGATTCAGGCCATCCGGCTTCTCTCAAAGAGTGGAGGGAGATCGGGAACGTGGCTCCGCTCATAA